One Candidatus Woesearchaeota archaeon DNA segment encodes these proteins:
- a CDS encoding winged helix-turn-helix transcriptional regulator — MEKGMVNAISLLKSSEYRLKIVQAIGNDTLTPSEIANKTKIRLNHVSMFLKELKDKNIVKCLNEGARKGRLYELTEVGKNAVNKLNGK, encoded by the coding sequence ATGGAAAAGGGGATGGTAAATGCTATTTCATTGTTAAAATCAAGTGAATATAGGCTAAAGATTGTTCAAGCAATAGGCAATGATACACTTACTCCTTCTGAAATTGCCAATAAAACAAAAATAAGATTAAATCATGTCAGCATGTTTTTAAAAGAATTAAAAGACAAAAATATAGTTAAATGCTTAAATGAAGGTGCAAGAAAAGGCAGGTTATATGAACTGACAGAAGTAGGAAAAAATGCAGTCAATAAGCTTAATGGAAAATAA
- a CDS encoding winged helix-turn-helix transcriptional regulator — MAQAFKFTIITSNKPIEKNINRELQWLGSSLGLFNLRDKDSSCFRIFVEFVKSAKTKKPLSSDEVAYKLDLTRGTVVHHINKLVEAGIITHEGRKYLLRVDKLEILIDEIENDAKRAYEDLKKIAKDVDKWIGL, encoded by the coding sequence ATGGCGCAGGCATTTAAATTCACAATAATAACTTCTAACAAACCCATTGAAAAGAACATTAACCGTGAACTGCAATGGCTTGGAAGCTCTCTTGGCCTGTTCAATCTGCGCGATAAAGACAGCAGCTGCTTCCGCATTTTTGTTGAGTTTGTGAAAAGCGCCAAAACAAAGAAGCCGCTGTCAAGCGATGAAGTCGCTTATAAGCTTGATTTAACAAGAGGAACAGTTGTGCATCACATAAACAAGCTTGTGGAAGCAGGAATTATCACGCATGAAGGAAGGAAATATCTGCTAAGAGTTGACAAGCTGGAAATTCTTATTGATGAGATCGAGAATGATGCAAAAAGGGCTTATGAAGACCTGAAAAAGATAGCAAAAGATGTGGATAAGTGGATTGGATTGTGA
- the grpE gene encoding nucleotide exchange factor GrpE, with protein sequence MAEKTENRNKEEKENTDFKKQMAEKEARIKELTELLQRLQADFENYKKRAEKEKCDLAGYTACKLISQFLPILDSFELALKNDQDHQKFVKGVELIYSQFYSLLEDFGLTPIEAVGKKFDPYDHEVLLSEKSDKDEDIVLEELQKGYKLGDVVIRHSKVKVSKK encoded by the coding sequence ATGGCTGAAAAAACAGAGAACAGAAACAAAGAAGAAAAAGAGAACACGGATTTTAAAAAACAAATGGCAGAAAAAGAAGCCAGAATAAAAGAATTAACAGAATTACTTCAGAGACTGCAGGCAGATTTTGAAAATTACAAAAAAAGGGCTGAAAAGGAGAAATGCGATCTTGCAGGATATACTGCATGCAAATTGATTTCGCAGTTTTTGCCCATACTGGACAGCTTTGAGCTTGCTTTGAAGAATGATCAGGATCATCAGAAGTTTGTAAAGGGAGTTGAGCTTATTTACTCGCAGTTTTATTCGCTATTGGAGGATTTTGGATTAACGCCAATCGAGGCAGTTGGAAAGAAGTTTGATCCTTATGATCACGAAGTCTTGCTGAGCGAGAAATCAGACAAGGATGAAGATATTGTTTTGGAAGAATTGCAGAAGGGCTACAAGCTGGGAGATGTTGTGATCAGGCACAGCAAAGTGAAGGTGAGCAAAAAATGA
- a CDS encoding YkgJ family cysteine cluster protein — protein sequence MVIKRETKTAEILELGKIECGDCDHCCRFGGGYLLPEEIKELSKKLKLSEEEFKKKYLEETEKFNTKLFRFRSIKIKNNYGPCIFLENKKCAIHEFKPLYCRIGTCSKDGEEIVKWFDLNFCVNANDPESIRQYASFLKSNNAVEGGELKDLVKNEEKLKKILSYSMLK from the coding sequence ATGGTCATAAAAAGAGAAACAAAAACAGCAGAAATTTTAGAATTAGGCAAAATAGAATGCGGAGATTGCGATCACTGCTGCCGCTTTGGAGGCGGTTATCTGCTTCCTGAAGAGATCAAAGAGCTTTCAAAAAAGCTGAAATTAAGCGAAGAAGAGTTCAAAAAAAAGTATTTAGAAGAAACAGAAAAGTTCAACACAAAATTATTCCGATTCCGATCAATAAAAATAAAAAACAATTACGGACCATGCATTTTTTTAGAGAATAAAAAATGCGCAATACATGAATTCAAGCCCCTATATTGCAGGATAGGGACATGCAGCAAAGACGGCGAAGAGATAGTTAAGTGGTTTGATTTGAATTTTTGCGTGAATGCAAATGACCCTGAATCGATAAGGCAGTATGCATCGTTCCTCAAGTCGAACAATGCAGTAGAAGGCGGGGAATTGAAAGATTTGGTAAAAAATGAGGAGAAGCTTAAAAAAATATTAAGCTACAGTATGCTGAAATGA